One window from the genome of Aeromonas sp. FDAARGOS 1405 encodes:
- the napH gene encoding quinol dehydrogenase ferredoxin subunit NapH, which translates to MSRYPGEEARIKLGWWRSHRFLLLRRLSQFSVLGLFLLGPLAGIWILKGNLSSSLLLETVPLTDPLTLLQSLAAGHWPLTTLWLGAAIVLAGYWLVGGRVFCSWVCPVNLITDAAAWLRGRLGLKGNGQFSRATRYWLLAMVLVVPAVAGVMAWELVNPVSLAMRGLLFGMGAGWALLAALFLFDLFVVERGWCGHLCPVGAFYALVNRVGFIKISAKGRERCNNCMDCYAVCPERPILRGPVHGAKRGHEPLIAAQECTNCGRCIDVCAEQVFEITVGFAVKAEKTSENK; encoded by the coding sequence ATGAGTCGTTATCCGGGGGAAGAGGCTCGCATCAAACTGGGTTGGTGGCGTTCCCACCGCTTCCTGTTGCTGCGTCGGCTGAGTCAGTTCAGCGTGCTCGGGCTGTTTTTGCTGGGGCCGCTGGCGGGCATCTGGATCCTCAAGGGCAACCTCTCCAGCTCGCTGTTGCTGGAGACGGTGCCGCTGACCGATCCCCTCACGCTGTTGCAGTCGCTGGCGGCGGGCCACTGGCCCCTCACCACCCTCTGGCTGGGTGCTGCCATTGTGTTGGCCGGTTACTGGCTGGTTGGGGGGCGAGTGTTCTGCTCCTGGGTCTGTCCGGTCAACCTCATCACGGATGCGGCGGCCTGGCTCCGGGGGCGTCTTGGCCTCAAGGGAAATGGCCAGTTCAGCCGTGCGACCCGCTACTGGCTGCTGGCCATGGTGCTGGTGGTGCCAGCGGTGGCCGGGGTAATGGCGTGGGAGCTGGTCAATCCGGTGTCGCTGGCCATGCGCGGTCTGCTGTTTGGCATGGGGGCGGGCTGGGCCCTGCTTGCAGCGCTGTTCCTGTTCGATCTCTTCGTAGTTGAGCGGGGCTGGTGCGGTCATCTCTGTCCGGTGGGGGCCTTCTATGCCCTGGTCAACCGGGTCGGATTTATCAAGATTTCTGCCAAGGGGCGCGAGCGGTGCAACAACTGCATGGATTGTTATGCGGTCTGCCCGGAGCGTCCCATCCTGCGCGGGCCTGTTCACGGTGCCAAGCGAGGTCACGAGCCCTTGATTGCGGCTCAGGAGTGTACCAACTGTGGCCGCTGCATCGATGTCTGCGCGGAACAAGTTTTTGAAATCACTGTAGGTTTTGCCGTCAAGGCAGAAAAAACGTCGGAGAACAAATAA
- the napG gene encoding ferredoxin-type protein NapG, with protein MSRSRRQFLADMAKGACGVGLLGVGLGGVARQQAQAVPAQALRPPAALDEAEFLSACVRCGLCVEACPYDTLKLARLFDPVTTGTPYFKARAVPCEMCDDIPCVVACPSGALDQQMTDIDQARMGVAVLIDHETCLNYLGLRCDVCYRVCPLIDKAITLELQHNQRTGKHAMFLPTVHSDICTGCGKCEHACVLEEAAIKVVPRQLAKGELGHHYRLGWEEKAKAGNKSLIGDRLTLPTRKPEGL; from the coding sequence ATGAGTCGTAGTCGTCGCCAATTTCTGGCCGACATGGCCAAGGGGGCCTGCGGTGTGGGCCTGCTTGGCGTGGGACTCGGTGGCGTGGCCCGCCAGCAGGCGCAAGCTGTGCCTGCCCAGGCGCTGCGTCCGCCTGCGGCCCTCGACGAAGCAGAGTTTCTCAGCGCCTGCGTGCGTTGCGGGCTCTGCGTCGAGGCGTGCCCCTACGACACCCTCAAGCTCGCCCGGCTGTTTGACCCTGTGACCACCGGCACCCCTTATTTCAAGGCGCGTGCCGTGCCGTGCGAGATGTGTGATGACATCCCTTGCGTGGTGGCCTGCCCGAGCGGGGCGCTGGATCAGCAGATGACCGACATCGATCAGGCCCGGATGGGGGTGGCAGTGCTCATCGATCACGAGACCTGTCTCAACTATCTGGGTCTGCGCTGCGATGTCTGTTATCGGGTCTGCCCGTTGATTGACAAGGCGATCACTCTTGAGCTGCAGCATAACCAGCGTACTGGCAAGCACGCCATGTTCCTGCCCACGGTACACAGCGATATCTGTACCGGCTGTGGCAAGTGTGAGCACGCCTGCGTGCTGGAGGAAGCGGCCATCAAGGTGGTGCCACGCCAGCTCGCCAAAGGTGAGCTGGGTCATCACTACCGGCTCGGCTGGGAAGAGAAGGCCAAGGCGGGGAACAAGTCGCTCATCGGCGACAGGCTCACCCTGCCCACCCGCAAACCGGAGGGGTTATGA
- the napA gene encoding nitrate reductase catalytic subunit NapA, protein MKLSRRDFMKANAVAAAAAVAGVSAPTLAANLITSTDKTAIHWDKAPCRFCGTGCSVLVGSQDGRVVATQGDPDAPVNRGLNCIKGYFLSKIMYGQDRLTQPMLRMKNGQFDKDGDFAPISWDQAFDIMAEKFKATLKEKGPTAVGMFGSGQWTVWEGYAAAKLMKAGFRSNNIDPNARHCMASAVVGFMRTFGMDEPMGCYDDIEQADAFVLWGSNMAEMHPILWSRMSDRRLSNPDVQVHVLSTFEHRSFELADNGIVFTPQTDLAILNYVANYIIQNDKVNWDFVNKHTVFKKGVTDIGYGLRPTDPLQQKAKNPDSGDATPMTFEEFAKFVADYDLESVSKLSGVPKDKLEKLAQLYADPSKKVVSYWTMGFNQHTRGVWANNLCYNIHLLTGKISEPGNGPFSLTGQPSACGTAREVGTFAHRLPADMVVTDPKHRAIAEQIWKLPEGTIPEQVGYHAVLQDRMLKDGKLNAYWVMCNNNMQAGPNMNTDRLPGYRDPRNFIVVSDPYPTVTAQAADLILPTAMWVEKEGAYGNAERRTQFWHQQVKAPEGAKSDLWQLMEFSKRFKVEEVWPAELIAKMPEVKGKTLFDVLYANGQVNQFPKEQSKGLLNDEAEHFGFYVQKGLFEEYATFGRGHGHDLAPFDQYHEARGLRWPVVDGKETLWRYREGFDPYVKAGEGVRFYGKPDGKAVIFALPFEPAAESPDKEYDLWLSTGRVLEHWHTGTMTRRVPELYRAFPDAVLFMHPDDAKARGVRRGEEVIVSSRRGEVKTRVETRGRNRPPKGLVFMPFFDASQLVNKLTLDATDPLSKETDYKKCAVKVMKA, encoded by the coding sequence ATGAAGCTGAGTCGACGCGACTTTATGAAGGCCAACGCGGTGGCTGCTGCCGCTGCCGTGGCCGGTGTCAGTGCCCCCACGCTGGCAGCCAATCTCATCACCAGTACCGACAAGACGGCCATCCATTGGGATAAGGCTCCCTGCCGCTTCTGCGGTACCGGCTGTTCCGTGCTGGTGGGCTCTCAGGATGGTCGGGTCGTGGCGACTCAGGGCGACCCCGATGCACCGGTCAACCGTGGCCTCAACTGCATCAAGGGCTACTTCCTCTCCAAGATCATGTACGGCCAGGATCGCCTGACCCAGCCGATGCTGCGGATGAAGAACGGCCAGTTCGACAAGGATGGCGACTTCGCCCCCATCAGCTGGGATCAGGCGTTCGACATCATGGCCGAGAAGTTCAAGGCGACCCTCAAAGAGAAGGGGCCGACCGCTGTCGGCATGTTCGGCTCCGGCCAGTGGACAGTCTGGGAAGGCTATGCCGCCGCCAAGCTGATGAAGGCCGGTTTCCGCTCCAACAACATTGACCCCAATGCCCGCCACTGCATGGCATCTGCGGTTGTCGGCTTCATGCGTACCTTCGGTATGGATGAGCCGATGGGCTGCTACGACGATATCGAGCAGGCCGATGCGTTCGTGCTGTGGGGCTCCAACATGGCCGAGATGCACCCCATCCTCTGGTCGCGGATGTCTGATCGCCGTCTCTCCAACCCGGACGTGCAGGTGCACGTGCTCTCGACCTTTGAGCACCGCAGCTTCGAACTAGCGGACAACGGCATCGTCTTTACCCCCCAGACCGATCTGGCGATCCTCAACTATGTCGCCAACTACATCATCCAGAACGACAAGGTGAACTGGGACTTCGTCAACAAGCACACCGTGTTCAAGAAAGGTGTCACCGACATCGGTTACGGCCTGCGCCCGACCGATCCGCTGCAGCAGAAAGCGAAGAACCCGGACAGCGGCGATGCCACTCCGATGACCTTCGAGGAATTCGCCAAGTTCGTGGCGGATTACGATCTGGAGTCCGTCTCCAAGCTCTCTGGCGTACCCAAGGACAAGCTCGAGAAGCTGGCACAGCTTTATGCCGATCCAAGCAAGAAGGTGGTCTCTTACTGGACCATGGGTTTCAACCAGCATACCCGTGGCGTCTGGGCCAACAACCTCTGCTACAACATCCACCTGCTGACCGGCAAGATCTCCGAGCCGGGTAATGGTCCTTTCTCACTGACCGGTCAGCCCTCTGCCTGTGGCACCGCCCGTGAAGTGGGTACCTTTGCTCACCGTCTGCCAGCCGACATGGTGGTGACCGATCCCAAGCACCGCGCTATTGCCGAGCAGATATGGAAACTGCCGGAGGGGACCATTCCCGAGCAGGTGGGCTACCACGCTGTGCTGCAGGATCGCATGCTCAAGGACGGCAAGCTCAACGCCTACTGGGTGATGTGCAACAACAACATGCAGGCCGGCCCCAACATGAATACCGATCGCCTGCCTGGCTATCGCGACCCGCGCAACTTTATCGTGGTCTCCGACCCTTACCCGACCGTCACAGCCCAGGCCGCTGACCTCATCCTGCCCACCGCCATGTGGGTAGAGAAAGAGGGGGCCTATGGCAACGCCGAGCGCCGCACCCAGTTCTGGCACCAGCAGGTGAAAGCGCCGGAAGGGGCCAAGTCCGACTTGTGGCAGCTGATGGAGTTCTCCAAGCGCTTCAAGGTCGAGGAAGTGTGGCCAGCAGAGCTGATTGCCAAAATGCCGGAAGTGAAGGGCAAAACCCTGTTCGACGTGCTCTATGCCAACGGTCAGGTCAACCAGTTCCCGAAAGAGCAGAGCAAGGGGCTGCTGAACGACGAAGCCGAACACTTCGGGTTCTACGTCCAGAAGGGGCTGTTCGAGGAGTACGCCACTTTCGGTCGCGGCCACGGTCACGATCTGGCGCCGTTCGATCAGTACCACGAAGCGCGCGGTCTGCGTTGGCCTGTGGTAGATGGCAAAGAGACACTGTGGCGCTATCGCGAAGGGTTTGACCCCTATGTGAAAGCGGGCGAGGGGGTACGTTTTTATGGCAAGCCCGATGGCAAGGCGGTCATCTTCGCGCTGCCGTTCGAGCCCGCCGCCGAGTCGCCGGATAAAGAGTACGATCTGTGGCTCTCCACCGGTCGCGTGCTGGAACACTGGCACACCGGTACCATGACCCGTCGGGTACCCGAGCTCTATCGCGCCTTCCCGGATGCGGTGCTGTTTATGCACCCAGATGATGCCAAGGCTCGCGGCGTGCGCCGTGGTGAAGAGGTGATCGTCTCTTCCCGCCGTGGCGAGGTGAAGACCCGTGTCGAGACCCGTGGTCGCAACCGTCCGCCGAAAGGACTGGTCTTCATGCCCTTCTTTGATGCGAGCCAGTTGGTCAACAAGCTGACTCTGGACGCCACCGATCCGCTCTCGAAAGAGACCGATTACAAGAAGTGCGCCGTCAAGGTGATGAAGGCTTAA
- a CDS encoding chaperone NapD, translating to MSQKPCDTEATIDKEFHVSSLVVLTQPPLRHQLAGQIGALEGAEIHAVSDEGKLVVTLEGPSQRPIMAAIDAIQAMPGVLSAALIYHQFDELGGH from the coding sequence ATGAGTCAGAAGCCGTGTGACACAGAAGCCACAATCGATAAGGAGTTCCATGTATCGAGTCTGGTGGTGCTGACCCAGCCCCCTTTGCGCCATCAGCTCGCCGGGCAGATTGGCGCCCTTGAAGGGGCCGAGATCCACGCCGTCAGTGACGAGGGCAAGCTGGTCGTGACCCTGGAAGGTCCGAGCCAGCGGCCGATCATGGCGGCCATTGATGCGATACAGGCGATGCCGGGCGTGCTCTCTGCCGCCCTGATTTACCACCAGTTCGATGAACTGGGCGGTCACTGA
- the napF gene encoding ferredoxin-type protein NapF, which produces MPDEIDLARRGLFRGRLRTAEPPVQLPWSVNWSAFVADCTRCGDCLAACPEQILVNGEGGFPVVDFQRGECTFCTECVTVCKVPLFRLTSESPWHYKAHIEANCLANGQVFCQRCQDSCEPNAIRFIPVLGCVPTPTVEPDRCNGCGACVQDCPVGSIKVDGRAAPSGGASQPTLKQESE; this is translated from the coding sequence ATGCCGGATGAGATCGATCTTGCCCGCCGCGGCCTGTTCCGGGGGCGGCTGAGAACCGCCGAACCGCCGGTGCAGTTGCCCTGGTCAGTCAACTGGTCGGCATTTGTCGCCGACTGCACCCGCTGCGGGGATTGTCTGGCCGCCTGTCCGGAGCAGATCCTGGTGAATGGCGAGGGCGGTTTTCCGGTGGTCGATTTCCAGCGTGGCGAGTGCACCTTCTGCACCGAGTGCGTCACGGTCTGCAAGGTGCCCCTGTTTCGCCTGACCAGCGAGTCCCCCTGGCACTATAAGGCCCATATCGAAGCCAACTGTCTGGCCAATGGTCAGGTGTTCTGCCAGCGCTGTCAGGACAGCTGCGAGCCCAATGCCATTCGCTTTATTCCGGTGCTGGGGTGCGTGCCCACCCCGACGGTCGAGCCGGATCGCTGTAACGGCTGCGGCGCCTGTGTGCAGGATTGTCCGGTTGGCAGCATCAAGGTCGACGGGCGAGCCGCCCCATCCGGTGGTGCGAGTCAGCCCACCCTCAAGCAGGAGTCAGAATGA